Proteins from one Anopheles nili chromosome 2, idAnoNiliSN_F5_01, whole genome shotgun sequence genomic window:
- the LOC128730459 gene encoding dnaJ homolog subfamily B member 14 — MNKEAAEDCVERAVKYLAEGKIEKAEKLLNKSISLHRTDRAEELLSKIKCGAYAESATSGNTSDDGVRQRNTAKGAAPKAESANEAEYTTEQLDAVKRIKKCKDYYEVLGVAKDATDADIKKAYKKLALQLHPDKNHAPGAVEAFKAIGNAVAILTDTDKRRSYDLYGSEDHHQPTTRKTRYQYDYAYSRGFETDFTAEELFNMFFGAEIPTQHVYTRPRRFHRAEQQQYREPQSGFAAFINLLPIILLIALSMMSSFFISDPIYSLTPSQKFTVARKTNQLKIPYYVKEHFHTEYQGSVVRLEASVEEDYLNNLKHSCYRERNYKDTMLMKARNFGDQELYKKAHNIKTPSCDKLQSLHN, encoded by the exons atgaACAAGGAGGCAGCAGAGGACTGTGTGGAGCGAGCCGTCAAGTACCTGGCCGAGGGGAAAATCGAGAAAGCGGAAAAGTTACTAAACAAATCGATTTCCCTGCATCGAACGGACCGGGCGGAAG AGCTGCTTAGCAAAATTAAGTGTGGTGCCTACGCGGAAAGTGCCACATCCGGGAACACATCGGATGATGGCGTCCGGCAGAGGAACACTGCGAAGGGTGCCGCACCGAAAGCGGAAAGCGCCAACGAAGCGGAGTACACCACGGAGCAATTGGATGCGGTGAAACGAATCAAAAA GTGCAAGGACTACTATGAAGTATTGGGGGTAGCAAAGGATGCCACCGATGCGGACATCAAAAAAGCCTACAAGAAGCTTGCGCTCCAGTTGCATCCTGACAAGAATCACGCACCGGGCGCGGTGGAAGCATTTAAAGCGATCGGCAACGCGGTAGCTATCCTTACGGATACGGATAAGCGACGATCGTACGATCTCTACGGCTCCGAGGATCACCACCAGCCAACGACACGCAAAACGCGCTATCAGTACGACTACGCGTATTCGCGCGGATTCGAAACGGACTTTACTGCCGAAGAGCTGTTCAACATGTTCTTCGGTGCCGAAATTCCTACCCAGCACGTATACACTCGCCCAAGACGGTTTCACCGAGCCGAACAGCAACAATACCGCGAG CCCCAGTCAGGGTTTGCGGCGTTCATCAACCTTTTGCCAATCATTCTTCTTATCGCGCTGTCCATGATGTCGTCGTTCTTCATTTCGGACCCCATATACAGCCTTACACCAAGCCA AAAATTTACGGTCGCTCGCAAAACGAATCAGTTAAAGATACCGTACTACGTGAAGGAGCATTTCCACACCGAGTACCAGGGTTCAGTGGTCCGGTTGGAGGCGTCGGTAGAGGAGGATTATTTAAACAATCTAAAGCATTCCTGCTACCGGGAGAGGAACTACA AGGACACGATGCTAATGAAGGCCCGAAACTTCGGCGACCAAGAGCTTTACAAAAAGGCGCATAACATAAAGACACCGTCTTGTGATAAATTGCAAAGCTTACACAACTAG
- the LOC128720358 gene encoding uncharacterized protein LOC128720358 has protein sequence MRLPEVILSFTLIGSSLAMCVEEVLVDVVKWRHLQVLNIFHCLNHEQGINPTRLTHTLRDHHTSPVSFVYVPTFSEPKFVTSIESVLSVRVGLIVDMSCRGVESVLHVLAERRFFNGERYSWLLVGLRALEANRQALQNLSITVASNVLLVQPVGAEGECNFAILDAYGQWTMESWRLSLLQIASWSRNTGLEIWDRRTPYQRRLNLYGMPLGGVLEEVRCQNCLEGEQDYNNQQPLRILVDPLAIEQTDVERFDYVAAVGASQTILLFIHPDVDRTRHAFLRPFSLLLWTAIAVLFVLFALLLYKILTLEWSLDAETDHTNVRQKNENGIWILVLGIFCQQGFIERTEWHASRITLYSMLIFTVLIYQFYLTHIVSFLLVVPPKNINTLKQLVDNGFSVAVENAPDIVEFVNGTDDGYLITLCQRQQERDGHVYYNTDEGIALMKSGKNAFLCNSNRGYKLIKTLLSDEQRCALQEIPLLPKTLAYLAMQKGSPLKELFRITAHKITGNGVVQYERKVCSTKPPRCVENEVKMPKVNLDQVSSVLLMLFGAIIGSIVLLVLEIAVSKAQKRRLLPWPTGNVSVPVREHQSS, from the exons ATGAGGCTTCCTGAGGTGATTCTATCGTTTACGCTTATCGGGTCAAGCCTGGCGATGTGTGTGGAGGAGGTTTTAGTGGACGTGGTAAAATGGCGCCACCTGCAGGTGCTGAATATTTTCCACTGTCTCAACCACGAGCAGG GAATTAACCCCACCCGTTTGACGCACACCCTACGCGACCATCACACCAGCCCGGTGTCCTTCGTTTACGTGCCGACTTTCAGTGAGCCAAAATTCGTTACCTCGATCGAATCGGTGCTATCGGTACGGGTTGGCCTTATAGTCGACATGAGCTGTCGAGGTGTGGAAAGTGTGCTGCACGTTCTCGCCGAGAGGCGGTTTTTCAATGGCGAACGGTATAGTTGGTTGCTGGTCGGGTTGCGTGCATTAGAAGCGAACCGGCAAGCCCTCCAGAACCTAAGCATTACCGTAGCCTCGAACGTGCTGCTGGTCCAGCCGGTTGGAGCCGAGGGTGAGTGTAATTTTGCAATTCTTGACGCGTACGGCCAGTGGACGATGGAAAGCTGGCGGTTGAGTTTGCTGCAGATTGCTAGTTGGAGCAGAAACACTGGGCTGGAAATTTGGGACAGGCGAACCCCGTACCAGAGGCGGTTAAACCTTTACGGAATGCCTCTCGGGGGCGTTCTTGAGGAGGTGCGTTGCCAGAACTGCTTAGAAGGCGA GCAAGATTACAACAATCAACAACCGCTTCGTATTCTCGTCGATCCACTGGCAATCGAACAAACGGATGTTGAGCGTTTCGATTACGTTGCAGCTGTAGGAGCTAGCCA AACGATCCTTTTGTTCATCCACCCGGACGTAGATCGCACGAGGCATGCATTTTTACGCCCATTTAGCCTGCTCCTGTGGACGGCCATTGcggtccttttcgtcctttttgcgttGCTGTTGTACAAGATACTAACCCTTGAGTGGAGCCTGGACGCTGAGACCGATCACACAAACGTGCGCCAGAAGAACGAAAACGGCATTTGGATACTAGTTTTGGGCATATTCTGCCAGCAAG GATTCATCGAAAGGACGGAGTGGCATGCGAGCCGAATCACGCTGTACAGCATGCTGATCTTTACCGTGCTCATTTACCAGTTTTATCTGACGCACATCGTCAGCTTCCTGCTGGTTGTGCCACCTAAGAACATTAACACGCTCAAACAGCTGGTCGACAACGGGTTTAGCGTTGCCGTGGAAAATGCCCCAGATATCGTGGAGTTTGTGAAT GGTACTGACGATGGATATCTCATTACACTCTGCCAGCGTCAGCAGGAACGTGATGGTCATGTATACTACAACACCGACGAGGGAATTGCACTCATGAAAAGCGGAAAGAATGCCTTTCTCTGTAACTCGAATCGGGGATACAAGCTGATTAAAA CACTGTTGAGTGACGAGCAGCGATGTGCTTTGCAGGAGATACCCTTGCTGCCGAAGACCCTCGCATATTTGGCCATGCAGAAAGGCAGCCCTCTCAAGGAGCTGTTCCGCATCACGGCCCACAAGATCACCGGCAACGGTGTCGTGCAGTACGAGCGGAAGGTTTGTTCCACCAAGCCGCCCAGGTGTGTCGAAAATGAGGTTAAAATGCCGAAGGTTAACCTAGATCAAGTGTCCTCGGTGCTGTTAATGCTGTTCGGTGCTATTATCGGGAGCatcgtgctgctggtgctggaaatAGCTGTCAGCAAGGCGCAGAAGAGACGTTTGCTTCCTTGGCCTACCGGAAATGTCAGCGTTCCCGTTCGGGAACATCAATCTTCGTAG
- the LOC128720369 gene encoding ionotropic receptor 75a-like, giving the protein MLIDDFIHHSTINSLTVVHCHKEPPDRDVAQLAQKLHHHFRGPVAYISLNAPIGASSRIGVRSLHRLGLIMNLECVNHQPFLQQASLGNHFNSSYRWLFFGGQNLTDSLAVLSTLNINIDANVVLAIRHRQEQLSYALYDVYGSMKALGGAVQSDFLGDWTPTSGWPGIARKRENLHQIELRAVVSTLNQHQPQSLEKHLNSVPDYPRSYHSHMYAYQLTKLLMLKLNFRVKLILAESWHLELIGTNSSLGVMGQLQTKQVDFSLSPFAILSERLAIFDPTIEIMRGNLYTTFRHPKARLQRSIFLLPFENAIWITLLAILACFSVTLSACFVLQQARQRQNRNEVSLALLITLGILAQQGLTSVRMTLFSGKILLLAAFLMCGILLQYYSSFIIGYQLMEQPHTINTLKHLLASEMTVSIEDISYNRDFFNRTNDPVAIELYHARILPNKDGFQHISAGLTLVKQGGHAFHCDIAYGNHIIIETFTEKEICELHYIQLYPSRAINIPMAKGSPLKELFKLNLQIIREAGILAYQQSRYYSLQPKCIRDNLHTERVELFDILTALELLGIGAMLSVVILLAEIGFSAIQRCWLTRFMPKDFVWLD; this is encoded by the exons ATGTTGATCGATGACTTTATTCACCATTCAACGATCAACAGCCTGACCGTAGTACATTGCCACAAGGAGCCACCGGATCGGGATGTAGCGCAGTTAGCTCAAAAGCTACACCATCACTTCCGAGGACCGGTGGCGTACATTAGCCTCAATGCACCGATCGGGGCTTCCTCTCGCATCGGTGTACGATCGCTGCACAGATTAGGGTTGATCATGAACCTGGAGTGCGTTAACCATCAGCCGTTCCTGCAGCAAGCCTCGCTGGGGAACCATTTTAATTCCTCCTATCGGTGGCTCTTTTTTGGTGGTCAAAATTTGACCGACTCGTTGGCGGTGCTGAGCACGCTGAACATTAACATCGATGCGAACGTAGTACTGGCCATACGCCACCGACAGGAACAGCTTTCGTACGCACTGTACGACGTGTACGGTAGCATGAAAGCGCTCGGTGGTGCTGTGCAGAGTGACTTCCTTGGTGATTGGACGCCCACGAGTGGCTGGCCAGGGATCGCACGAAAACGGGAAAATCTCCATCAAATAGAGCTTCGAGCGGTTGTGTCG ACCTTAAACCAACACCAGCCTCAGAGCCTCGAAAAGCATCTCAACAGCGTACCAGACTATCCGCGATCGTACCATTCGCACATGTACGCCTACCAGCTCACGAAGCTGCTGATGTTGAAGCTAAACTTTAG GGTGAAACTCATTCTAGCCGAATCCTGGCATTTAGAGTTGATCGGCACCAATTCATCGCTGGGGGTTATGGGGCAGCTTCAAACGAAACAGGTGGATTTTTCCCTCTCCCCATTTGCCATCCTTTCCGAGCGTTTGGCCATCTTCGATCCGACAATAGAAATTATGCGCGGAAA CCTTTACACGACGTTTCGGCATCCCAAAGCCAGGCTGCAGAGGAGCATTTTCCTGCTGCCGTTCGAAAACGCGATCTGGATCACTTTGCTAGCGATTTTGGCGTGCTTCAGTGTGACGCTCAGTGCCTGCTTTGTTCTGCAACAAGCTCGCCAACGCCAGAACAGGAACGAAGTCTCGCTGGCTCTACTGATCACGCTGGGGATCCTCGCACAACAAGGCCTAACGTCGGTGCGGATGACACTGTTCAGTGGGAAAATTCTGCTGCTAGCAGCGTTCTTGATGTGCGGCATTCTGCTGCAGTACTACTCATCCTTCATCATCGGCTACCAGCTGATGGAGCAACCGCACACCATCAACACCCTGAAGCATCTGTTAGCCAGCGAAATGACGGTTTCGATCGAGGACATTTCCTACAATCGAGACTTTTTCAAT CGCACGAATGACCCCGTTGCGATCGAGCTGTACCACGCGCGCATTCTGCCCAACAAGGACGGGTTTCAGCATATTTCCGCCGGTCTCACCCTGGTCAAGCAAGGTGGACATGCGTTCCATTGCGACATCGCGTACGGTAACCACATCATCATAG AAACGTTCACCGAGAAGGAAATCTGTGAGCTGCACTACATCCAACTGTACCCGTCACGTGCCATCAATATTCCGATGGCAAAAGGCAGCCCCCTGAAAGAGCTGTTTAAGCTGAACCTACAGATCATACGCGAGGCGGGCATATTGGCGTACCAGCAGTCGCGATACTACTCCCTGCAACCAAAGTGCATCCGAGACAATCTTCATACGGAGCGGGTGGAGCTATTCGACATCCTTACGGCGCTTGAACTGCTCGGCATTGGGGCAATGCTAAGTGTGGTTATTTTACTCGCTGAAATTGGTTTTAGTGCCATCCAGCGTTGTTGGCTAACGCGCTTCATGCCGAAGGATTTCGTTTGGCTAGATTAG
- the LOC128720378 gene encoding ionotropic receptor 75a-like: MFGGRNFEQATCMLSKQDINYDTSLTVVFDSSNPRDLRYEVYDVSGTVKRRGGKVKFQLLGVTSSLDTILSKPEPRTQDLSDIELRAAVSTLNLHQPHPFIEKLNSVEKPKSYSATTHSYMLVKLLQRKLNFKLKLILTDDWRFDLIGHNSSRGIVGQLQTTSADFAITPFGLTTERLPMFDSTIEIARGTFYTVFRHPKSLNESNIFLLPFETLLWACIVLTFTVVAIILGFAAVCNRQKTGRSYTELLVEQSLLGTLGMLCQQGFNLSTGVCSNRILTLVTMCFSLLLVQFYSSFIVGYQLISPPKTITTLEKLLHSNLKMSVENLSYQLDFFQRTRVPVAMQLYERKILPNKYGFVNLTFGIQLVKQGGYAFHCETSYGNELIIETFTEQQICELQQLQLYPQRSVHLPMIKGSPLRELFKINLQLLKETGLLAYYHSRNYIPRPKCNKKSNTAEQVYLADVRFAFLLLAAGMAASVLVLLWELILAQVRRWYDRKTLSIPRDFVWLN; the protein is encoded by the exons ATGTTTGGGGGGCGAAACTTTGAGCAGGCGACCTGCATGCTCTCGAAACAGGACATCAACTACGACACATCCTTAACGGTGGTGTTTGACAGTAGCAATCCACGGGATCTGCGTTACGAAGTGTACGACGTGTCGGGAACTGTCAAACGCCGTGGAGGAAAAGTCAAGTTTCAGCTGTTGGGCGTAACGTCCTCGCTAGACACGATCCTTTCTAAACCCGAACCCCGAACGCAGGATTTAAGTGACATCGAGCTCCGGGCCGCAGTATCG ACGCTCAATCTCCATCAGCCACACCCGTTCATTGAAAAGCTGAACTCTGTCGAGAAACCCAAATCCTACAGCGCCACCACCCACAGCTACATGCTGGTGAAACTGCTTCAGAGGAAGCTCAATTTCAA GCTGAAATTGATCCTTACGGATGATTGGCGGTTCGATCTCATTGGCCATAACTCGTCtcgtgggatcgtgggccagcTGCAGACCACCTCGGCCGATTTTGCGATCACACCGTTCGGGTTGACAACAGAGCGTTTGCCAATGTTCGATTCCACCATTGAAATCGCCCGGGGAAC CTTCTACACCGTCTTTCGGCACCCGAAAAGTTTGAATGAAAGCAACATTTTCCTGCTCCCGTTCGAAACGCTCCTGTGGGCCTGCATCGTCCTGACGTTCACCGTTGTGGCAATTATCCTGGGCTTTGCGGCCGTTTGCAACCGCCAAAAAACGGGACGCTCCTACACCGAACTTCTCGTAGAGCAGTCACTGTTGGGCACGCTGGGCATGCTGTGCCAGCAGGGGTTTAACCTCTCCACGGGCGTATGCTCAAACAGGATACTGACGCTCGTGACGATGTGCTTCTCGCTGTTGTTGGTACAATTTTACTCCTCCTTTATCGTAGGTTATCAGCTCATTAGCCCACCGAAAACGATCACCACGCTGGAGAAGCTTCTGCACAGCAACCTGAAGATGTCGGTTGAGAATCTAAGCTATCAGTTGGACTTTTTTCAA CGCACTAGAGTCCCGGTTGCGATGCAGCTGTACGAGAGAAAAATTCTGCCCAACAAGTACGGCTTCGTGAACTTGACTTTCGGCATACAACTAGTCAAGCAAGGAGGATATGCCTTTCATTGCGAAACCTCGTACGGAAACGAGCTCATCATAG AAACCTTTACCGAGCAGCAAATTTGtgagctgcagcagctgcaactcTACCCGCAGCGTTCAGTACACCTGCCCATGATCAAGGGAAGCCCGTTGCGCGAACTTTTCAAGATAAATCTACAACTGCTAAAGGAAACCGGACTGCTGGCGTACTATCACTCGCGGAACTACATCCCGCGACCGAAGTGTAacaagaaaagcaacacaGCCGAACAAGTCTATCTGGCCGATGTGAGGTTCGCGTTTCTGCTGCTAGCTGCTGGAATGGCCGCAAGCGTGCTTGTTTTGCTGTGGGAATTGATCCTTGCGCAAGTTCGGCGTTGGTACGACCGCAAAACACTCTCTATTCCGAGGGATTTCGTGTGGCTCAACTAG
- the LOC128721989 gene encoding cytosolic carboxypeptidase 6, translating into MNPDACDPLAHTSMYQRAEEDSDDSDGEGGLGNVSRVIVRPPGHSGKAKRGHLCFDAAFETGNLGRVDLVGEFEYDLFLRPDTCNPRYRFWFNFTVDNVKQDQRVIFNIVNINKSRNLFKDGMTPLVKSTSRPKWQRLPRCEVFYYKSPVHQNHYVLSFAFGFDKEDEVYQFALTFPYSYSKMQAYLNAVELKFPEAFERSTLGMSIQNRKLELITIDDVKKPDKVEPKNIIHMVVIVARIHPGESPASYVVQGLIEFLAAANQPISKALREHVVFKIVPMLNPDGVFLGNNRCNVIGHDLNRSWNKLSQYTHPTLSAVMKMLKEYDNSSCYQVDFVIDIHAHSSLTGTFIYGSTYDNVYRYERHLVFPKLFATKCEDFCQEHMMFNADDRKSGTARRYFVDALSDNVNTYTLEVSMCGYFLNGTNILTQYTEDGYMRIGRNLARTFLEYYRFTNILPIPPVDELRPRKGRPRTHRPRARSKTRSEVRVRPKTTRAYAPISYTDLSICYDSATSDDGSPVRYMYGHGHPGYGGFRMRPLIHQDQFSLSNIQAARFSNLDFTSDFRLKVPKPKASQEPKMPPIEMLNVPPKPHLTIIDFNQLTRGGLDEATGGKTIDREKEKIRRLTLKSSSRKA; encoded by the exons ATGAACCCGGATGCGTGTGATCCGCTGGCTCATACGAGCATGTACCAGCGGGCTGAAGAAG ATAGCGACGACAGCGATGGAGAAGGAGGATTGGGAAACGTGAGTCGCGTCATCGTACGTCCGCCAG gTCAcagcggaaaagcaaaacgtgGCCACTTGTGCTTCGACGCAGCGTTTGAAACGGGCAACTTGGGGCGGGTAGATCTGGTAGGAGAGTTCGAGTACGATTTATTTCTACGACCAGACACATGTAACCCGCGGTACAGATTTTGGTTCAACTTTACCGTGGATAATGTGAAGCAGGACCAGCGAGTCATCTTTAACATCGTCAATATTAACAAAAGCCGAAATCTATTCAAGGATGGCATGACACCGCTGGTCAAATCCACTAGTCGTCCGAAATGGCAACGGTTGCCTCGGTGTGAGGTGTTTTACTACAAATCTCCGGTGCATCAGAATCATTATGTTCTCAGTTTTGCCTTCGGTTTCGATAAGGAGGATGAGGTCTACCAGTTCGCACTTACGTTCCCCTACTCATACTCCAAGATGCAGGCCTACCTAAACGCTGTTGAGCTCAAATTTCCGGAGGCATTCGAGCGATCGACGTTGGGAATGAGCATC cAAAACCGCAAACTGGAGCTAATCACAATTGACGATGTCAAGAAACCAGATAAAGTAGAACCAAAGAATATCATCCACATGGTGGTTATTGTGGCTCGCATACACCCAGGAGAGTCACCTGCGTCGTACGTAGTGCAaggattgattgaatttctgGCCGCAGCAAACCAACCAATCTCGAAAGCATTACGCGAGCATGTGGTATTCAAAATAGTACCCATGCTCAACCCTGACGGTGTGTTCCTGGGTAATAACAGGTGTAACGTGATCGGTCACGATTTGAACCGATCATGGAACAAACTGTCCCAGTACACACACCCAACCCTGTCGGCTGTGATGAAGATGCTGAAGGAATACGATAATTCAAGC TGCTATCAGGTGGATTTTGTGATCGATATCCACGCCCACTCGAGCCTGACCGGAACGTTCATCTATGGCAGTACATACGACAATGTGTACCGGTACGAGCGCCACTTGGTCTTCCCAAAGTTATTCGCTACAAAGTGCGAGGACTTCTGCCAGGAGCACATGATGTTTAATGCGGACGACCGAAAGTCCGGAACGGCTCGACGATATTTTGTCGATGCGCTTAGTGATAACGTCAATACGTACACGCTGGAAGTTTCCATGTGCGGATATTTTCTCAACGGGACTAACATTCTCACGCAATACACGGAGGATGGAT ATATGCGAATCGGAAGAAACCTCGCTCGAACGTTTCTTGAGTATTACCGATTCACCAACATCCTACCTATACCGCCTGTAGATGAGTTACGGCCCCGCAAAGGTCGTCCCAGAACACACCGTCCTCGGGCGCGTTCTAAAACACGTAGCGAAGTGCGTGTGCGGCCAAAAACAACCCGCGCCTATGCACCCATCAGCTACACCGATCTGTCCATCTGCTACGACAGTGCCACCTCTGACGACGGTTCTCCGGTGCGGTACATGTACGGCCACGGACATCCAGGGTACGGTGGGTTCCGAATGCGCCCGCTCATTCATCAGGATCAGTTTTCGCTGTCGAACATTCAGGCGGCACGGTTTAGCAATCTCGATTTCACAAGCGACTTTCGGCTGAAGGTGCCCAAGCCCAAGGCCTCGCAAGAGCCAAAGATGCCACCGATCGAGATGTTGAATGTGCCACCGAAACCACACCTGACCATTATCGACTTCAACCAGCTGACCCGGGGCGGGCTCGATGAAGCTACCGGAggaaaaacgatcgatcgagagaaagaaaagatcCGGCGCCTTACGTTAAAATCTTCCTCACGAAAGGCCTAG
- the LOC128721991 gene encoding histone H3.3A yields MARTKQTARKSTGGKAPRKQLATKAARKSAPSTGGVKKPHRYRPGTVALREIRRYQKSTELLIRKLPFQRLVREIAQDFKTDLRFQSAAIGALQEASEAYLVGLFEDTNLCAIHAKRVTIMPKDIQLARRIRGERA; encoded by the exons ATGGCGCGTACCAAGCAGACAGCACGTAAATCCACCGGAGGAAAGGCTCCTCGCAAGCAGCTGGCCACCAAAGCCGCCCGTAAGAGCGCCCCGTCGACCGGTGGCGTCAAGAAGCCCCATCGCTACCGTCCGGGTACGGTTGCCCTGCGAGAAATTCGCCGATACCAGAAGTCAACGGAGTTGCTGATCCGCAAACTCCCGTTCCAGCGACTGGTGCGTGAAATCGCCCAAGATTTCAAGACCGATTTGCGTTTCCAATCGGCCGCTATTGGTGCTTTGCAG gaggccagcgaggcCTATCTGGTTGGTCTGTTTGAAGACACCAACTTGTGCGCTATCCACGCCAAGCGTGTCACAATCATGCccaaggacatccagctggcgcgCCGCATCCGAGGAGAACGCGCTTAA
- the LOC128721990 gene encoding NADH-cytochrome b5 reductase-like: MIADEDPACCGSGCTNCVLDSKPSKHILPTGVSSVFDRTYKPFTCASIKQETEDVFRFKFRYESTASHDEIRDKHRYVIIPHGCHLFLRMLKSATPPIGSAADNLLHAWREKHTVQIAARGYFAEQSNTVEKYDKNEADLYFSRPYTPISFDTNEGTFDVLIKMEPGGRMTEYLLTLMVGSGTQWKGVYGDFVWKRSQYREVVAFVQGVAIAPVYSTMRAILDDEEDDTRLMLCGCFRNLQNVLLRDELRAMAAYWNFKYAIYLSRRSCTCLLGSECGCVAKPIKYNEPIYDRRLEAADVERLLMPLSERKHSLLVLLCGTESFIALIKTSLEKLRIEHCYTF; the protein is encoded by the coding sequence ATGATCGCCGACGAAGATCCAGCGTGTTGTGGTTCAGGATGCACAAATTGTGTGCTGGACTCGAAACCTTCGAAACACATCCTTCCCACGGGCGTAAGTAGTGTGTTCGATAGAACGTACAAACCGTTCACTTGCGCATCGATCAAACAAGAAACGGAGGATGTGTTTCGGTTCAAATTTCGATATGAATCGACAGCATCTCATGATGAAATTCGTGATAAACATCGGTACGTGATAATACCTCACGGATGCCATTTGTTTCTGAGAATGCTGAAAAGTGCAACACCGCCGATTGGATCAGCAGCTGACAATCTGTTGCATGCTTGGCGTGAAAAACATACCGTTCAGATTGCGGCGAGGGGTTATTTTGCTGAACAAAGCAATACGGttgaaaaatatgataaaaatgaagcaGACCTCTATTTCAGCCGACCGTACACGCCGATCTCGTTCGACACCAATGAGGGCACGTTTGATGTACTGATAAAAATGGAACCAGGCGGTCGTATGACAGAATATCTGCTGACGCTCATGGTCGGATCCGGAACCCAGTGGAAAGGGGTTTATGGAGATTTCGTGTGGAAACGTAGCCAGTACCGTGAGGTGGTTGCCTTCGTGCAAGGCGTTGCCATAGCACCAGTGTACAGCACTATGCGGGCAATTCTAGACGATGAAGAGGACGACACACGTTTGATGTTGTGCGGATGCTTTCGAAATCTCCAGAATGTTTTACTACGCGATGAGCTTCGCGCAATGGCCGCGTACTGGAACTTCAAATATGCAATCTACCTCTCCAGGCGAAGCTGCACCTGCCTCCTGGGATCGGAGTGCGGTTGCGTTGCAAAACCAATTAAATACAACGAACCGATCTACGATCGTCGATTGGAAGCAGCGGATGTTGAGCGTTTGCTGATGCCGCTTTCGGAAAGGAAACACTCGTTACTCGTATTACTTTGCGGAACCGAATCGTTTATAGCGCTTATCAAGACTAGTCTAGAGAAATTGAGAATAGAACATTGTTACACATTTTAG
- the LOC128720470 gene encoding RNA transcription, translation and transport factor protein-like: MFERYLSALQYTGTQPVNIDDCKEFRSLVSWLEDQKIRHYSIEDRENLKQLDSVDVWDAAYDKYKVDVGLPYELVTKQEQLTWLLLHAVRLEYSDHVDTYRPLSGARKVEEQKKSIVPEVKSTNPFDSLDFTNVQFEEGARKLADRLGIAYHPDHLVSLRAAGRVIHDCLNKETLKEPLITGQPFGISSDGAAAGKTLNGGGEKDEQELEKAAQILRLLQIQNMRSIQTNINETIVSVQNVTADPKTDTALGKVGV, encoded by the exons ATGTTCGAACGATACTTGTCTGCACTGCAATATACCGGCACCCAGCCCGTCAACATTGATG ATTGTAAAGAGTTTCGCTCGCTGGTCTCATGGCTGGAGGACCAGAAAATTCGTCATTATTCCATTGAGGATCGCGAAAATCTGAAGCAGTTAGATTCCGTAGACGTTTGGGACGCAGCCTACGATAAGTACAAGGTCGATGTAGGCCTGCCATACGAGCTGGTGACGAAACAGGAGCAACTAACTTGGTTGCTTCTGCACGCCGTCCGGCTGGAGTACTCGGATCATGtagacacctaccgaccgctgAGCGGAGCCAGGAAGGTGgaagagcaaaagaaatccATCGTGCCAGAAGTAAAATCGACGAATCCATTCGATAGTCTCGACTTCACAAACGTACAGTTTGAGGAAGGCGCCCGGAAACTGGCCGATCGTCTCGGAATCGCGTACCACCCGGACCACTTGGTTTCGCTGCGAGCAGCGGGACGTGTGATTCACGATTGCTTGAACAAGGAAACGTTGAAGGAACCACTCATTACCGGCCAGCCGTTTGGGATTAGTTCTGACGGCGCCGCCGCAGGAAAGACGCTGAACGGTGGCGGCGAGAAGGATGAACAGGAGCTGGAAAAGGCAGCACAAATTCTACGGTTGCTACAGATACAGAATATGCGCTCAATTCAGACGAatataaatgaaacaattgTGTCTGTGCAAAATGTTACCGCCGACCCGAAGACCGACACGGCGTTGGGAAAGGTGGGCGTATAA